The proteins below are encoded in one region of Arthrobacter sp. CJ23:
- the aceB gene encoding malate synthase A, which produces MNSFTDNFTINGITLTAQPICRQNEVLTPDALDFVAQLHRATADRRQELMQARHSRRGQIASGQDPRFLPETEGIRNDPNWRVAPPAPGLEDRRVEITGPVDHKMTINALNSGAKVWLADMEDSSTPTWRNVIQGQLNLTDALERRIDFTSPEGKEYKLRAAEDLPTIVVRPRGWHLPEKHMLIDGKPVAGGIVDFGLYFFHNAKRLLAQGKGPYFYLPKIENHLEARLWNDIFILAQNLLGIPQGTIRATVLIETITAAFEMEEILYELRDHASGLNAGRWDYIFSLIKNFRTRGPRFVLPDRGQVTMTQPFMRAYTEQLVRACHRRGAMAIGGMAAAVPNRKDEAANTASFEKVRADKTREANDGFDGSWVAHPDLVPVCREVFDAVLGERPNQLDRSREDVTPDDRALIDVASTEGTITETGIRLNIEVGIRYIESWLRGNGAVAIHNLMEDAATAEISRSQIWQWIYSHAITEEGDVITREWVEDMLDEEFARLERFDGDRFADAKSIFEEVTLAEDFPTFLTIPAYARFLTEAREEATQEELVAA; this is translated from the coding sequence ATGAACAGCTTCACTGACAACTTCACTATCAACGGCATCACGTTGACCGCGCAGCCCATTTGCCGGCAGAACGAAGTGCTCACTCCGGACGCCTTGGACTTTGTGGCCCAGCTGCACCGGGCTACGGCTGATCGTCGTCAGGAGCTGATGCAGGCCCGACACAGCCGGCGCGGCCAGATCGCCTCCGGCCAGGACCCCCGCTTCCTGCCCGAAACCGAAGGCATCCGCAACGACCCCAACTGGCGCGTCGCTCCCCCGGCCCCGGGTCTGGAAGACCGCCGAGTGGAGATCACCGGCCCCGTTGACCACAAAATGACCATCAACGCGCTCAACTCCGGCGCCAAGGTGTGGCTGGCCGACATGGAAGATTCCTCCACCCCCACGTGGCGCAACGTCATCCAGGGCCAGCTCAACCTGACCGACGCCCTGGAGCGGCGCATCGACTTCACCTCCCCCGAGGGCAAGGAATACAAGCTCCGCGCCGCCGAGGACCTGCCCACCATCGTGGTCCGCCCCCGCGGCTGGCACCTCCCCGAGAAGCACATGCTGATCGACGGCAAGCCCGTTGCCGGCGGAATCGTTGACTTTGGACTGTACTTCTTCCACAACGCCAAGCGCCTGCTGGCCCAGGGCAAGGGCCCGTACTTCTACCTGCCGAAAATCGAAAACCACCTCGAGGCCCGCCTCTGGAACGACATCTTCATCCTGGCCCAGAACCTGCTGGGCATCCCGCAGGGCACCATCCGCGCCACGGTGCTGATCGAGACCATCACGGCAGCCTTCGAGATGGAAGAGATCCTGTACGAACTGCGCGATCACGCTTCCGGGCTGAACGCCGGCCGCTGGGACTACATCTTCTCGCTGATCAAGAACTTCCGCACCCGCGGCCCCCGCTTCGTCCTGCCGGACCGCGGCCAGGTCACCATGACCCAGCCGTTCATGCGGGCCTACACCGAGCAGCTGGTCCGGGCCTGCCACCGCCGCGGCGCCATGGCCATCGGCGGCATGGCTGCCGCTGTCCCCAACCGCAAGGACGAGGCAGCCAACACGGCCTCCTTCGAGAAAGTGCGCGCCGACAAGACCCGCGAGGCCAACGACGGCTTCGACGGTTCCTGGGTTGCCCACCCGGACCTGGTGCCGGTGTGCCGCGAGGTGTTCGACGCCGTTCTGGGCGAGCGTCCCAACCAGCTGGACCGCTCCCGTGAGGACGTCACGCCGGATGACCGCGCGCTGATCGACGTTGCCAGCACCGAGGGCACCATCACCGAGACCGGCATCCGCCTCAACATCGAGGTGGGCATCCGCTACATCGAGTCGTGGCTGCGCGGCAACGGTGCCGTGGCCATCCACAACCTGATGGAGGACGCTGCAACGGCCGAGATCTCCCGCTCGCAGATCTGGCAGTGGATCTACTCCCACGCCATCACCGAGGAGGGCGACGTCATCACCCGCGAATGGGTGGAGGACATGCTGGACGAGGAATTCGCCCGGCTGGAGCGCTTCGACGGCGACCGCTTCGCCGATGCCAAGAGCATCTTCGAAGAGGTCACACTGGCCGAGGACTTCCCCACCTTCCTCACCATCCCGGCCTACGCCCGGTTCCTGACGGAGGCCCGTGAAGAGGCCACCCAGGAGGAACTCGTAGCCGCCTAG
- a CDS encoding Gfo/Idh/MocA family protein: protein MSIQQQATAVPLKVGVVGIGWAGQQHLKAYSTIDGVEIVAIAGMEAELLAQMTEEYGIPHAFARWEDMIELEGLDAISVAVPTFLHAPISIAALERGLHVLSEKPLARNGEEGLAMVEAARAAGRVLDIVFNHRRRGDVQKLKSIIDDGELGRPYYAKASWLRRKGIPTLGSWFTNPELAGGGPMADLGVHVLDYALHLLGEPKVLSVSASTYAELGPQGRGGDTNYIAGNASHKFEVEDFASAFIRLEGGVTLLVEAGWASYRDPADLMDFRVYGTDGGAELRAAQSNKVSESGLRVFTDKDGENADYQAEPLEDGNHQAVVDDFVAAVRGGETVWGRHDGSLALSRALVLDACYQSALEQREVVL, encoded by the coding sequence GTGAGCATTCAGCAGCAGGCTACGGCCGTACCACTCAAGGTGGGGGTTGTGGGCATCGGTTGGGCCGGCCAGCAGCACCTCAAGGCCTACAGCACCATCGACGGCGTCGAGATTGTCGCCATCGCGGGCATGGAGGCGGAACTCCTCGCCCAGATGACGGAGGAGTACGGCATTCCTCATGCCTTCGCCCGCTGGGAGGACATGATCGAGCTCGAGGGCCTCGACGCCATCAGCGTCGCCGTGCCTACTTTCCTCCACGCCCCGATCTCCATCGCGGCCTTGGAACGCGGGCTGCACGTGCTCAGCGAAAAGCCGTTGGCCCGCAACGGCGAGGAAGGCTTGGCCATGGTGGAGGCGGCCCGCGCCGCCGGCCGCGTGCTGGACATCGTGTTCAATCACCGCCGCCGCGGCGACGTCCAGAAGCTCAAAAGCATCATCGACGACGGCGAACTCGGCCGTCCGTACTACGCGAAGGCTTCCTGGCTGCGCCGCAAGGGCATCCCCACCTTGGGCAGCTGGTTCACCAACCCGGAGCTGGCCGGCGGCGGCCCCATGGCAGACCTCGGCGTGCACGTCCTGGACTACGCCCTCCACCTGCTGGGCGAGCCGAAGGTCCTCTCGGTCTCGGCGTCGACATACGCGGAGCTCGGCCCCCAGGGCCGCGGCGGCGACACGAACTACATCGCCGGAAACGCGAGCCACAAGTTCGAGGTCGAGGACTTCGCCTCCGCGTTCATCCGCCTCGAAGGCGGCGTCACCCTGCTGGTCGAGGCCGGCTGGGCCAGCTACCGCGACCCCGCGGACCTGATGGACTTCCGTGTCTACGGCACGGACGGCGGCGCCGAGCTGCGGGCCGCCCAATCCAACAAGGTTTCCGAGTCCGGCCTGCGCGTGTTCACCGACAAGGACGGGGAAAACGCCGACTACCAGGCGGAACCGTTGGAGGACGGAAACCACCAGGCCGTTGTGGACGATTTCGTCGCCGCCGTGCGCGGCGGGGAAACCGTGTGGGGCCGGCACGACGGTTCGCTTGCCCTGAGCCGGGCCCTGGTCCTGGACGCCTGCTACCAGTCCGCCCTCGAACAACGTGAAGTGGTGCTCTGA
- a CDS encoding Gfo/Idh/MocA family protein, whose product MIGYAFMGKAHSNAWRNVASFFDVPAFEQKVLVGRDAGQVAASAARYGWAEYATDWRSVLERDDIHIVDICAPGWMHAEIAVAALAAGKHVLVEKPLANTLAEAEAMTAAARSARKYGVQSMIGFNYRRVPALALARELIAEGRLGTVRHIRAAYLQDWLSDEESPMTWRLNKETAGSGALGDIASHAIDQVLFLLGDAVTEVSGRLHTFVNSRPGADGTEEVTVDDAAWATLTLAGGAIASVEVSRMATGRKNALTLEIYGDKGSLLFDLEAINELGFLDATLPVREQGFRRILVNEPEHPYVAAWWPQGHVLGWEHTFTHEIRDFLTAIDGGTPPSPSFEDGLAVQRVLAAVEESANAKSALIQVTHPLTEGA is encoded by the coding sequence ATGATCGGCTACGCCTTCATGGGCAAGGCCCACTCCAACGCCTGGCGGAATGTTGCCAGTTTCTTCGACGTCCCGGCCTTCGAGCAGAAAGTCCTCGTGGGGCGCGACGCCGGGCAGGTGGCAGCGTCCGCGGCCAGGTACGGCTGGGCGGAGTACGCCACCGACTGGCGTTCCGTCCTGGAGCGCGACGACATCCACATCGTGGACATCTGCGCCCCGGGCTGGATGCACGCCGAGATCGCCGTCGCCGCATTGGCCGCCGGCAAGCACGTCCTCGTCGAAAAGCCCCTGGCCAACACGCTCGCCGAAGCCGAGGCAATGACCGCGGCCGCCCGCTCCGCACGGAAGTACGGCGTGCAGTCCATGATCGGCTTCAACTACCGCCGCGTCCCGGCCCTGGCGCTGGCCCGGGAGCTCATCGCCGAAGGCCGCCTCGGCACCGTCAGGCACATCCGCGCCGCCTACCTGCAGGACTGGCTCTCCGACGAGGAAAGCCCCATGACCTGGCGGCTGAACAAGGAAACCGCCGGTTCCGGGGCCCTGGGAGACATCGCTTCCCACGCCATCGACCAGGTCCTGTTCCTCCTCGGCGACGCCGTCACCGAGGTCTCCGGCCGCCTGCACACCTTCGTGAACAGCCGCCCCGGGGCGGACGGCACGGAAGAAGTAACGGTCGACGACGCCGCCTGGGCCACGCTGACCCTCGCCGGCGGCGCCATCGCCTCCGTGGAAGTCTCCCGGATGGCGACCGGACGGAAGAACGCACTCACCTTGGAGATCTACGGCGACAAAGGCTCCCTCCTCTTCGATCTGGAAGCCATCAACGAGCTCGGCTTCCTCGATGCCACCCTCCCCGTCCGGGAGCAGGGCTTCCGCCGCATCCTGGTCAACGAACCGGAGCACCCGTACGTGGCCGCCTGGTGGCCGCAGGGCCACGTGCTCGGCTGGGAACACACCTTCACGCACGAAATCCGCGACTTCCTCACCGCGATCGACGGCGGGACCCCGCCGTCGCCGTCGTTCGAGGACGGCCTGGCCGTGCAGCGGGTCCTGGCCGCCGTCGAGGAATCCGCCAACGCCAAATCCGCCCTGATCCAGGTCACCCACCCCCTCACCGAAGGAGCCTGA
- a CDS encoding ThuA domain-containing protein, with protein MNDKKLKIVVWNEGVHEARNEPATMAEMYPDGMHGAIAEGLRGFHPEAEISTATLADPEHGLSEEVLEQTDVLLWWGHIAHQEVSDDVVERVQRHVLGGMGLVVLHSGHFAKIFTRLLGTTCSLKWRNEGERELVWTVKPSHPIAAGVESPILIPKQEMYGELFDIPEPDDLIFISSFAGGEVFRSGVTFTRGKGRIFYFSPGDQEYPVYHQPQIQQVIANGVGWAAQPDLFRDPPAVANAPLNWYLG; from the coding sequence ATGAATGACAAGAAATTGAAGATCGTCGTCTGGAACGAAGGGGTGCACGAGGCCCGCAACGAGCCCGCCACCATGGCGGAGATGTACCCGGACGGCATGCACGGCGCCATCGCCGAAGGCCTGCGCGGCTTCCACCCGGAGGCGGAGATTTCCACGGCCACTCTGGCCGACCCGGAGCACGGGCTCTCCGAGGAAGTCCTGGAGCAGACCGACGTGCTGCTGTGGTGGGGGCACATCGCCCACCAGGAAGTCAGCGACGACGTGGTGGAGCGCGTGCAGCGCCACGTGCTCGGCGGCATGGGCCTGGTGGTGCTCCACTCGGGCCACTTCGCCAAGATCTTCACCCGCCTGCTCGGCACAACCTGCTCACTCAAGTGGCGCAACGAGGGCGAACGCGAACTCGTGTGGACGGTCAAGCCCTCCCACCCGATCGCGGCCGGCGTCGAAAGCCCCATCCTGATCCCCAAGCAGGAAATGTACGGGGAGCTCTTCGACATCCCGGAGCCGGACGACCTGATCTTCATCAGCTCCTTCGCCGGCGGCGAGGTGTTCCGCTCCGGTGTGACCTTCACCCGGGGCAAGGGCCGGATCTTCTATTTCAGCCCCGGCGACCAGGAATACCCGGTCTACCACCAGCCGCAGATCCAACAGGTCATCGCCAACGGCGTTGGCTGGGCGGCCCAGCCGGACCTGTTCCGGGACCCCCCGGCCGTGGCCAACGCGCCGCTGAACTGGTACCTGGGCTGA
- the aceA gene encoding isocitrate lyase: MTASFEPAEQPTAEQQAAALELEWSANPRWEGVTRDYSAADVVKLRGRVSEEHTLARRGSEKLWKQLTEEHSTGKYTNALGALTGNQAVQQVKAGLRAIYLSGWQVAADANNSGHTYPDQSLYPANSVPTVVRRINNALLRADQIEYSEGIKSVEDWLVPIVADAEAGFGGPLNAYELMKSMIQAGAAGVHWEDQLASEKKCGHLGGKVLIPTQQHVRTLNAARLAADVAGTPTVVIARTDAEAATLITSDVDPRDQEFVTGERTPEGFYKVRNGIEPCIARAKAYAPYSDLIWMETGTPDLELAKKFAEAVKSEFPDQMLSYNCSPSFNWRKHLDDATIAKFQRELGAMGFTFQFITLAGFHALNYSMFDLAHGYAREGMTAYVELQEKEFASESRGYTATKHQREVGTGYFDDIATALNPNASTLALVGSTEEGQFH; the protein is encoded by the coding sequence ATGACCGCATCATTTGAACCAGCAGAGCAGCCCACCGCAGAGCAGCAGGCCGCAGCGCTGGAGCTTGAATGGTCCGCCAACCCGCGTTGGGAAGGCGTCACCCGCGACTACTCGGCCGCCGACGTCGTCAAGCTCCGCGGCCGTGTCTCCGAAGAGCACACCCTGGCCCGCCGCGGCTCGGAGAAGCTGTGGAAGCAGCTCACGGAAGAGCACAGCACCGGCAAGTACACCAACGCCCTGGGCGCCCTCACCGGCAACCAGGCAGTGCAGCAGGTCAAGGCCGGCCTGCGCGCCATCTACCTCTCCGGCTGGCAGGTTGCCGCGGACGCCAACAACTCCGGCCACACCTACCCGGACCAGTCCCTGTACCCGGCCAACTCCGTTCCCACGGTGGTCCGCCGCATCAACAACGCCCTGCTCCGCGCAGACCAGATCGAATACTCCGAGGGCATCAAGTCCGTTGAGGACTGGCTGGTCCCGATCGTTGCAGACGCCGAGGCCGGTTTCGGCGGCCCGCTGAACGCGTACGAGCTCATGAAGTCCATGATCCAGGCCGGCGCGGCAGGCGTGCACTGGGAAGACCAGCTCGCTTCGGAGAAGAAGTGCGGCCACCTCGGCGGCAAGGTCCTCATTCCCACCCAGCAGCACGTCCGCACGCTGAACGCCGCCCGACTGGCCGCCGACGTCGCCGGCACCCCCACGGTGGTCATCGCCCGCACCGACGCCGAGGCAGCAACGCTGATCACCTCCGACGTCGATCCCCGCGACCAGGAATTCGTCACCGGCGAGCGCACCCCGGAAGGCTTCTACAAGGTCCGCAACGGCATCGAGCCCTGCATCGCCCGCGCCAAGGCCTATGCACCGTACTCCGACCTCATCTGGATGGAGACGGGCACCCCGGATCTCGAGCTTGCCAAGAAGTTCGCCGAGGCCGTCAAGTCTGAGTTCCCGGACCAGATGCTCTCCTACAACTGCTCCCCGTCCTTCAACTGGCGCAAGCACCTGGACGACGCCACCATCGCCAAGTTCCAGCGCGAACTCGGCGCCATGGGCTTCACGTTCCAGTTCATCACCCTGGCCGGCTTCCACGCCCTGAACTACTCGATGTTCGATCTGGCCCACGGCTACGCCCGTGAAGGCATGACCGCCTACGTCGAGCTGCAGGAAAAGGAATTCGCCTCCGAGTCCCGCGGCTACACCGCAACCAAGCACCAGCGCGAAGTCGGCACCGGCTACTTCGACGACATTGCCACTGCGCTCAACCCGAACGCATCCACCCTCGCCTTGGTCGGATCGACCGAAGAGGGCCAATTCCACTAA
- a CDS encoding XRE family transcriptional regulator translates to MHFFAYSQEMSPASWNREVAPPSSSAAAPELDVISLGRRVRHLRKQAGLTLDDLSAAVGTAPSQLSLIENGKREPKLSLLQGLAAALNVGIDQLLGAEPPNRRAALEIELERYQRGPLYESLNLPKIRISSRLPLDVLEAQVGLLHELERKLNEQVATPEEARRANGELRAMMRERGNYFPEYEAEAQKVLGLVGYTSGPLSQHVIADIAEKLGFTLHHVGDLPHSTRSVTDLKNHRIYLTQSQRQDHDPRSVLLQALGHYVLGHETPKNYGDFLAQRVATNYFAAALLLPEQATVDFLRKAKAAKEIAVEDIRDAFAVSYETAAHRFTNLATKHLDITTHFQKTHKSGIIYKAYENDGVTFPMDHTGAIEGQPSCKAWTSRAVFDVPDKFSAYSQYTDTPSGTYWCTARTERSASGEFSLSIGVPYQHVKWFRGRETTAREKSTCPDPNCCKRPPAALASEWAGNAWPSARAHSHLLAAMPPGAFPGVDETEVYLFLAAHSER, encoded by the coding sequence ATGCACTTCTTCGCGTATTCTCAAGAAATGTCGCCTGCAAGCTGGAATCGCGAAGTCGCGCCCCCGTCCTCGTCCGCCGCCGCCCCGGAACTGGACGTCATCAGCCTGGGCCGCCGCGTGCGGCACCTGCGCAAGCAGGCCGGGCTCACGCTCGATGACCTGAGCGCCGCCGTCGGGACGGCCCCGAGCCAGCTGAGCCTGATCGAAAACGGCAAGCGGGAGCCCAAGCTGTCGCTGCTGCAGGGGCTGGCCGCGGCCCTGAATGTGGGCATCGACCAGCTGCTCGGCGCCGAGCCGCCCAACCGCCGAGCGGCCCTGGAAATCGAGCTGGAACGCTACCAGCGCGGGCCCCTGTACGAGTCCCTCAACCTGCCGAAAATCCGCATCAGCTCGCGGCTTCCGCTCGATGTGCTGGAGGCCCAGGTGGGGCTGCTGCATGAGCTCGAACGCAAGCTCAATGAGCAGGTGGCCACGCCGGAAGAAGCCCGCCGCGCGAACGGTGAACTGCGTGCCATGATGCGCGAGCGCGGCAACTACTTTCCCGAGTACGAGGCAGAGGCCCAGAAGGTGCTCGGACTGGTGGGCTACACGTCCGGGCCGCTGAGCCAGCACGTCATTGCGGACATTGCCGAGAAGCTCGGATTCACCCTCCATCACGTGGGTGATTTGCCGCATTCCACGCGTTCGGTGACGGATTTGAAGAACCACCGAATTTATCTGACCCAGAGCCAGAGGCAGGATCACGACCCCCGTTCCGTGCTGCTGCAGGCGCTGGGGCACTACGTCCTGGGCCACGAGACGCCGAAGAACTACGGCGACTTCCTCGCCCAGCGGGTGGCCACCAACTACTTTGCGGCCGCCCTCCTCCTGCCCGAACAGGCCACCGTCGACTTCCTGCGGAAAGCCAAGGCGGCCAAGGAAATCGCCGTGGAGGACATCCGGGATGCCTTCGCCGTGTCCTACGAAACCGCCGCGCACCGTTTCACCAACCTGGCCACCAAGCACCTGGACATCACCACCCACTTCCAGAAGACCCATAAGAGCGGCATCATCTACAAGGCCTACGAGAACGACGGCGTGACGTTCCCCATGGACCACACCGGCGCCATCGAGGGTCAGCCGTCGTGCAAGGCCTGGACATCGCGGGCCGTGTTCGATGTGCCGGACAAGTTCAGCGCCTACAGCCAGTACACGGACACCCCGTCCGGCACGTATTGGTGCACGGCCCGGACGGAGCGCTCGGCCAGCGGCGAGTTCTCGTTGAGCATCGGCGTGCCGTACCAGCATGTGAAGTGGTTCCGCGGACGGGAAACCACGGCCCGCGAAAAATCCACGTGCCCGGACCCGAACTGCTGCAAGCGTCCGCCGGCCGCGCTGGCCTCCGAGTGGGCCGGCAACGCCTGGCCATCGGCCCGCGCCCACTCGCACCTGCTGGCCGCGATGCCCCCTGGCGCCTTCCCCGGCGTGGACGAGACCGAGGTCTACTTGTTCCTGGCTGCGCACTCGGAACGGTAA
- a CDS encoding ROK family transcriptional regulator translates to MVTSIRRQDQLASEAGVLARAGDLFQLLRDGKARTRAELAELTGLARTTVAARIDALTSLGLVGPAGEAASSGGRPPSKFVFNATVRLVLAADVGASHAAVAVTDLNGMVLARHKEALDVADGPEAVLDWVLENGHKLLAEIGRSAADIAGIGIGLPGPVEHGTGKPVKPPIMPGWDGFDVVGYIRRDIDAEVLVDNDVNIMALGERHAHWSEYQDVLFIKLATGVGAGIISSGELQRGADGTSGDLGHVRVPGGEGVLCRCGNTGCLEALASGQALAAKLAAQGIEASSGSDVVDLAAQGNVNAIHALRQAGRDVGEVLAICVNMLNPSVIVVGGSLSRAGDQLLAGIREAVYGRSLPLATAKLRIEQSRATTDAAILGASRMVIEHVLSPAVVESAVAAALRA, encoded by the coding sequence ATGGTGACCTCTATCCGACGGCAGGACCAGCTCGCGAGCGAAGCGGGAGTCCTGGCCCGCGCAGGCGACTTGTTCCAACTGCTCCGCGACGGCAAAGCCCGTACCCGAGCTGAACTCGCCGAACTGACGGGGCTGGCACGCACCACCGTTGCGGCTCGCATCGATGCGCTCACCTCCCTGGGCCTGGTGGGTCCGGCCGGGGAGGCGGCCTCATCCGGCGGCAGGCCGCCGTCGAAGTTTGTCTTCAACGCCACCGTGCGGCTGGTACTGGCCGCCGACGTCGGCGCAAGCCACGCGGCCGTGGCCGTCACCGACCTTAACGGCATGGTCCTGGCCCGCCATAAGGAAGCCCTGGACGTGGCCGACGGCCCCGAGGCCGTGCTGGACTGGGTGCTGGAAAACGGGCACAAACTCCTCGCCGAGATCGGGCGCTCCGCTGCGGACATCGCCGGCATCGGCATCGGTTTGCCGGGCCCGGTAGAGCACGGCACCGGCAAGCCCGTAAAGCCGCCCATCATGCCCGGCTGGGACGGCTTCGACGTGGTTGGCTACATCCGCAGGGACATCGACGCCGAGGTCCTGGTGGACAACGACGTCAACATCATGGCGCTCGGCGAACGCCACGCTCACTGGAGCGAATACCAGGACGTCCTTTTCATCAAGCTCGCCACGGGCGTGGGTGCGGGCATCATCAGCAGCGGCGAACTGCAGCGCGGCGCGGACGGCACCTCGGGAGACCTCGGCCATGTGCGCGTCCCCGGCGGCGAAGGCGTGCTGTGCCGCTGCGGAAACACGGGCTGCCTTGAGGCCCTTGCATCCGGCCAGGCGCTGGCTGCCAAGCTTGCCGCCCAGGGCATCGAGGCGAGCTCGGGTTCGGACGTGGTGGACCTGGCCGCGCAGGGCAACGTCAACGCCATCCATGCACTCCGGCAGGCCGGGCGCGACGTCGGAGAGGTCCTTGCCATCTGCGTCAACATGCTCAACCCCTCCGTGATCGTGGTGGGCGGATCCCTGTCCAGGGCCGGCGACCAGCTGCTGGCCGGCATCCGCGAAGCGGTCTATGGGCGGTCCCTCCCGCTGGCCACCGCCAAGCTGCGCATCGAGCAGTCCCGCGCCACCACCGACGCCGCCATCCTGGGCGCCAGCCGCATGGTCATTGAACATGTGCTCTCCCCGGCCGTGGTGGAATCCGCCGTCGCCGCGGCCTTGCGCGCCTAG
- a CDS encoding CynX/NimT family MFS transporter, with amino-acid sequence MSGQFLARVPRGWLLLACIILIALNMRGPFVGVAPVAGAMQSDLGLSPIELGLLTSIPVLCFSLFSPVASLAARRSGAEFAITLTLLGVLAGVCVRSAGGTVLAMAGTVVIGLAITVGNIAVPLIIRRDFPPRRQGTAMGVYTAALNVGAFLTSVATAPWAEVAGWRVSLLSTGILALVGVVFWALAAGPREALLPTAPVLADTPRQAGIRPSGWLTAGLTIGFAGQAFSYYAVTAWLPSYLGDELGMSASAAGAGSSIFQILAIVGGLGVPLVAKRMSTTAVAVTLGVLWLTVPLGLLLVPELWWLWSVCGGIAQGGGITIIFIAVIQLAKDLAAAGRMSAVVQGVGYSVAAVAPAAVGFVYDTSGSWTVPLLVITGSVLAFFLGTVLSVRKVPRPA; translated from the coding sequence ATGAGCGGGCAATTCCTCGCCAGGGTTCCCCGCGGCTGGTTGTTGCTCGCCTGCATCATCCTGATCGCCCTGAACATGCGCGGGCCCTTCGTCGGTGTTGCCCCCGTGGCCGGCGCCATGCAAAGTGATCTGGGGCTGTCCCCGATCGAACTGGGCCTGCTCACCAGCATCCCTGTGCTCTGTTTCTCGCTCTTCTCACCCGTGGCTTCCTTGGCGGCGCGCAGGTCCGGGGCGGAATTCGCCATCACATTGACCCTGCTCGGCGTCCTGGCCGGGGTATGCGTCCGTTCCGCGGGAGGCACGGTACTGGCCATGGCGGGCACCGTGGTGATCGGCCTGGCCATCACCGTGGGCAACATCGCCGTGCCCCTCATCATCAGGCGCGACTTCCCGCCGCGCCGGCAGGGCACCGCCATGGGCGTTTACACGGCCGCGCTGAACGTGGGCGCCTTCCTGACGTCCGTGGCCACGGCTCCCTGGGCCGAAGTGGCAGGCTGGCGCGTGTCCCTGCTGTCCACGGGCATCCTGGCTTTGGTGGGCGTGGTTTTCTGGGCCCTCGCCGCCGGGCCGCGCGAAGCCCTGCTGCCGACCGCCCCGGTGCTTGCGGACACCCCGCGCCAGGCCGGAATCCGCCCTTCCGGCTGGCTCACGGCAGGCCTGACAATCGGCTTCGCGGGGCAGGCATTCTCGTACTATGCAGTCACAGCCTGGTTGCCCAGTTACCTCGGCGACGAACTGGGAATGTCCGCCTCCGCGGCCGGTGCCGGCTCCTCGATCTTCCAGATCCTCGCCATCGTGGGTGGCCTCGGCGTGCCGCTGGTGGCCAAGCGCATGAGTACGACGGCGGTGGCGGTCACGCTGGGCGTGCTGTGGCTGACTGTGCCCCTGGGCCTGTTGCTGGTGCCGGAATTGTGGTGGCTGTGGTCCGTCTGCGGCGGAATCGCCCAGGGTGGCGGCATCACCATCATCTTCATCGCGGTCATCCAGCTGGCCAAGGACCTTGCCGCCGCGGGGCGGATGTCGGCCGTGGTGCAGGGCGTGGGCTACAGCGTGGCGGCTGTGGCCCCCGCCGCAGTCGGCTTCGTCTATGACACATCCGGCTCGTGGACGGTGCCGCTCTTGGTGATCACGGGATCGGTGCTGGCCTTCTTCCTGGGCACGGTCCTATCGGTGCGTAAGGTGCCGCGCCCGGCGTAG